A DNA window from Candidatus Woesearchaeota archaeon contains the following coding sequences:
- a CDS encoding thymidylate synthase — MRIENWPIHFGNLVKKGNLDSNVVVITLWTPMKIVEPQLRSDSYAVLSQLYSKDTGLNALVRGCLSNTAIRYVIVTGQDLSGSGQALLNLKNNGVDATSNIIGSTNSVVDKEIPKEAVELFRKNVDIVDARTVPFPQLQALIDSLPKKSEYGQPRVFPEAKIEVPETQPSEHVGFKVRAKKIGEAWLQALQLIMKFGAVKESQRGEKQKEVMELMISVTDENPDAISWKEYFNFTQEDLENYYPQVLSPQTLDVKYTYGSRLMNYHSIDQIQSIIDELKKAPHSRRAVAVLWDVEKDSASEDPPCFNLLQALIQNNKLFLIMYIRSNDMYDAWPRNAFALRKLQQRIAQEVGCAMGHLITLSGSAHIYERSFKQVDELLKDYPVADNVEFDLPGKLMQDPRGNITISITGTEIKLSHLTPDGKRIDEHTAKSAKDAMFWLTWQQKIIDVYHALYLGRELEKAEMALQLGIHYVQDKPLDMKEIMQALQNKKL; from the coding sequence ATGCGCATCGAAAACTGGCCGATTCATTTCGGCAATCTCGTCAAAAAGGGAAACCTTGACAGCAACGTCGTCGTTATTACATTATGGACTCCGATGAAAATTGTTGAGCCCCAGCTTCGCTCTGACAGTTACGCGGTGTTGAGCCAGCTGTATTCAAAAGACACAGGGCTCAATGCGCTGGTTCGTGGCTGCCTTTCAAACACGGCAATTCGGTATGTCATCGTTACCGGACAAGACTTGTCAGGCAGCGGACAGGCACTTCTCAATCTGAAAAACAACGGTGTTGATGCAACCAGCAATATTATCGGCAGTACCAATTCAGTGGTTGACAAAGAAATCCCGAAAGAAGCAGTCGAATTATTCAGAAAAAACGTTGATATTGTTGACGCGCGGACAGTTCCATTTCCCCAACTGCAAGCACTGATTGATTCTCTTCCAAAAAAATCTGAGTATGGGCAACCACGGGTGTTTCCTGAGGCAAAAATCGAAGTGCCGGAAACCCAGCCGAGCGAGCACGTTGGATTCAAGGTTCGCGCAAAGAAAATTGGCGAGGCGTGGCTCCAAGCTCTCCAGCTGATTATGAAATTTGGCGCAGTAAAAGAAAGCCAGCGCGGCGAAAAGCAGAAGGAAGTAATGGAACTGATGATAAGCGTGACGGATGAAAACCCGGACGCTATCAGCTGGAAAGAATATTTCAATTTCACGCAGGAAGACCTTGAAAATTATTATCCCCAAGTCTTAAGCCCGCAAACCCTTGATGTAAAATATACCTACGGCAGCAGGCTGATGAACTATCATTCTATTGACCAGATTCAGTCAATTATTGATGAACTAAAAAAAGCGCCACACAGCAGACGGGCAGTTGCCGTGCTCTGGGATGTTGAAAAAGACAGTGCAAGCGAAGACCCACCCTGTTTTAATCTATTGCAGGCGCTGATACAAAACAACAAACTCTTTTTGATTATGTACATCCGAAGCAATGACATGTATGACGCGTGGCCGCGCAACGCATTCGCGTTGAGAAAACTCCAACAGCGCATTGCACAAGAAGTTGGCTGTGCCATGGGCCATCTCATTACGCTCTCGGGTAGTGCGCACATTTATGAGCGCAGCTTCAAACAAGTTGATGAACTGCTGAAAGACTACCCAGTTGCGGATAACGTCGAATTCGACCTTCCCGGAAAGCTGATGCAGGACCCGCGGGGCAACATTACGATTTCAATTACTGGGACAGAGATAAAACTAAGCCACCTGACACCGGACGGCAAACGCATTGATGAGCATACAGCAAAAAGTGCAAAAGATGCAATGTTTTGGCTGACGTGGCAGCAAAAAATTATTGATGTCTACCACGCGTTATACCTTGGCAGGGAATTGGAAAAAGCAGAAATGGCACTCCAGCTGGGCATCCATTACGTTCAGGACAAGCCATTGGATATGAAAGAGATTATGCAGGCACTGCAAAATAAGAAACTTTAA
- a CDS encoding cupredoxin domain-containing protein, which yields MNPMKKILTALTILSLLMLVGCATQEAPSAAAPTQAPSKVVEIADSADAGEPEEETTPETEDQEIEDQESEDEEIEDEQIEDEELKGAESTPETDIPSEEPVSVSASTATVREITMTAKNWEFDPSTIEVNKGDRVVLTITSVDVKHGFSIDDFGVAITLEPGKIVTTEFVADKAGTFDFYCSVYCGSGHRDMVGKLVVNE from the coding sequence ATGAACCCTATGAAAAAAATACTAACAGCACTAACTATTCTTTCACTGCTCATGCTTGTTGGATGCGCAACACAAGAAGCGCCATCAGCAGCGGCACCAACACAGGCACCGTCAAAAGTTGTTGAGATTGCTGACTCTGCTGATGCAGGGGAGCCAGAAGAAGAAACTACTCCTGAAACCGAGGATCAAGAAATAGAAGATCAAGAATCAGAAGATGAAGAAATAGAAGATGAGCAAATAGAAGATGAAGAACTAAAAGGGGCAGAAAGTACGCCAGAAACAGATATTCCCTCTGAAGAACCCGTTTCTGTGTCTGCATCCACGGCCACGGTTCGTGAAATTACTATGACTGCCAAGAATTGGGAGTTTGACCCGTCAACCATCGAAGTGAATAAAGGCGACCGCGTGGTGCTGACCATCACCAGCGTAGACGTCAAGCATGGCTTTTCCATTGACGACTTTGGCGTCGCAATCACGCTGGAACCTGGCAAAATCGTCACCACTGAATTTGTTGCCGACAAAGCAGGAACCTTTGATTTCTACTGCTCGGTCTACTGCGGGAGTGGACATCGAGACATGGTTGGAAAATTAGTAGTGAATGAATAG
- a CDS encoding vitamin K epoxide reductase family protein: MIIFLYLLAALGFLLSAYALRSLYKSYHPFCHISPSVSCTKAFFSSSGKLFFGIPNSGIGLFFYAGVYILTLLKLFDYILYAAVVSFIGTLYLMYVSYIKMKNFCIVCTMMYVVNILLLIISYQLA; the protein is encoded by the coding sequence ATGATCATCTTCCTATACCTTCTTGCTGCGCTTGGCTTTTTGCTATCTGCCTATGCCCTACGGTCATTGTACAAGAGCTACCACCCGTTCTGTCACATCAGTCCGTCAGTCTCGTGCACCAAAGCGTTTTTTAGTTCTTCCGGCAAACTCTTTTTCGGCATTCCTAATTCGGGTATAGGGCTCTTTTTTTACGCTGGCGTGTATATTTTGACGCTTCTGAAACTGTTTGATTATATTCTGTATGCTGCAGTAGTTTCATTCATCGGCACGCTGTATTTGATGTATGTTTCTTATATTAAGATGAAGAATTTTTGCATCGTGTGCACGATGATGTATGTGGTGAATATTCTCTTGTTAATTATTTCGTATCAATTAGCATAG
- a CDS encoding vitamin K epoxide reductase family protein, translated as MMIQKRTITLFVILIALGTALFFSGYIEYQKQLEVRRLVEIATSGSSTIESDTCFRNGTSLGSCAAVQNTKYSILFGVSTALVGVLYFTLLVLVFLLFLLVQKWHPAVFKKTKNLFQIGMGILVIGGVLGAAYFIFLQLFVIRSICTYCMVIDLLMVLVGGLFLASRKTLFI; from the coding sequence ATGATGATTCAGAAACGCACCATCACGCTCTTTGTTATCCTCATTGCGCTTGGCACTGCTCTTTTTTTCTCCGGCTACATCGAGTACCAAAAACAACTCGAAGTGCGCAGACTGGTCGAAATTGCAACATCCGGCTCATCAACGATTGAGTCTGACACCTGTTTCCGCAACGGCACGTCGCTGGGTTCCTGCGCAGCAGTGCAGAATACAAAATATAGCATCCTTTTCGGTGTTTCAACAGCGCTGGTAGGCGTGCTGTATTTCACGCTGTTGGTTTTGGTGTTTCTTCTTTTCTTGCTGGTGCAAAAATGGCATCCTGCAGTGTTTAAGAAAACAAAAAATTTGTTTCAGATTGGTATGGGCATTCTTGTTATAGGCGGCGTCTTGGGAGCTGCGTATTTTATTTTCCTGCAACTCTTTGTTATTCGCAGTATCTGCACCTATTGCATGGTTATTGACCTTTTGATGGTACTTGTTGGTGGGTTGTTTCTTGCTTCGCGAAAAACACTATTCATCTAA
- the guaB gene encoding IMP dehydrogenase has protein sequence MIDIKEGLSFDDVLIIPNYSENYSRKDCNTAGKLTKHISLTTPIIGANMDTVCGDEMAIALARLGGIGFIHRFNTIEEEVELVRRVKHFKTFKIEHPRTCRPDQLVAEVKTISGETGISGFLVEEYGRLIGIVSRRDLNGADDHQSIRDVMTKNVISAPFDIALAAAEELLEKNKIEKLPLVDEYRAIRGLITYTDLQKQKRYPHASVDKKGRLLVGAAVGVKDTVERARALIAAEVDILVLDIAHGHNKRAIDAVRLLKKEFPTMPIVAGNVATARATEDLITAGADCIKVGIGPGAACTTRIVTGCGVPQITAIIDCATVASKHDIPLIADGGIKSGGDVIKALAAGADTVMVGRLLSGTTESPGMMMVKNGRKVKVYRGSSSFDVNIKQKKLYEKMLDIKEVTDVVPEGVEATVPYSGDVVEVINQLMGGLRSGMSYVGAKNLQELKYKAEFIKISSAGMKESNHHNVDV, from the coding sequence GTGATAGATATCAAAGAAGGCCTCTCGTTTGACGACGTTCTGATTATTCCAAACTATTCAGAGAACTACTCACGCAAAGATTGCAACACGGCTGGAAAGCTTACTAAACACATTTCCTTGACCACCCCGATCATCGGGGCAAACATGGACACGGTGTGCGGCGATGAGATGGCCATTGCCCTTGCGCGGCTCGGCGGCATCGGATTTATCCACCGGTTTAACACGATTGAGGAAGAAGTTGAGCTCGTGCGGAGAGTCAAGCATTTCAAGACCTTCAAAATTGAACATCCAAGAACCTGTCGGCCGGACCAGCTTGTTGCCGAGGTAAAAACGATATCAGGAGAGACTGGCATATCAGGATTTCTCGTCGAAGAATATGGCCGGCTCATCGGCATTGTTTCGCGCAGAGACCTCAATGGCGCCGACGACCACCAATCCATCCGCGACGTGATGACTAAAAATGTAATCTCCGCGCCATTTGACATTGCCCTCGCCGCAGCGGAAGAACTGCTTGAAAAAAACAAAATAGAAAAACTGCCGTTGGTTGACGAATATAGAGCGATTCGCGGGCTCATCACCTACACTGACCTTCAAAAACAAAAGCGGTATCCGCATGCAAGCGTTGACAAAAAAGGGCGGCTTCTTGTTGGGGCGGCGGTTGGCGTCAAGGACACCGTGGAGCGTGCCCGCGCACTTATCGCCGCAGAAGTGGACATTCTCGTGTTGGACATTGCCCACGGCCACAACAAGCGGGCGATTGACGCCGTGCGGCTGTTGAAAAAAGAGTTTCCGACCATGCCGATTGTTGCCGGCAACGTCGCAACCGCCCGCGCCACAGAAGACCTCATCACTGCCGGCGCCGACTGCATCAAAGTGGGCATTGGGCCGGGCGCAGCGTGCACCACACGCATTGTTACTGGCTGCGGCGTGCCGCAAATAACCGCGATTATTGACTGCGCAACGGTTGCGAGCAAACATGATATTCCCCTGATTGCCGACGGCGGCATCAAAAGCGGCGGCGATGTCATCAAGGCGCTGGCTGCCGGTGCCGACACCGTCATGGTTGGCCGTTTGTTGTCTGGCACCACAGAAAGCCCGGGCATGATGATGGTGAAAAATGGAAGAAAAGTCAAAGTCTATCGTGGCTCCTCTTCATTTGACGTCAATATCAAACAAAAAAAGCTGTATGAAAAAATGCTGGACATCAAAGAAGTTACTGATGTGGTGCCGGAAGGCGTTGAGGCCACGGTGCCGTACTCTGGTGATGTTGTCGAAGTGATTAATCAGCTCATGGGCGGCCTGCGGTCAGGCATGAGTTATGTCGGCGCGAAGAACTTGCAGGAACTAAAGTATAAAGCAGAGTTTATTAAGATAAGCAGTGCCGGGATGAAAGAGAGCAACCATCACAATGTGGATGTGTGA
- the dusB gene encoding tRNA dihydrouridine synthase DusB, with protein MHSPSSFPKLKSPAILSPMAGVTDVAFRALCKKYGAGLTYTEFVNSTGLVRGNATSFKMIQTDPIEQPVAVQLFGSNEADVVAAAKMLEDRFDVIDINCGCPAWKVIQTGAGSAMLNNPEKIGSFINKLASAVQKPVTVKIRKGIDENTTNAVKIAKIVEDAGAAAIGIHGRTQKQGYSGVADWDIIKQVKEAVNIPVIGNGDVFTPEIFSQRLEESGVDYVMIARGAIGNPFIFTQIDEYLKKGSYETVDRFSLFFEYLELAEKYAINFDTIKSQALYFLKGSDGAAKMRARLAQCKTSEEFKENVIYLRVRLG; from the coding sequence ATGCACTCCCCCTCATCCTTTCCCAAACTGAAAAGCCCTGCCATCTTGAGCCCTATGGCTGGCGTGACTGATGTCGCGTTTCGTGCGCTGTGCAAAAAATACGGCGCTGGGCTGACGTACACGGAATTTGTGAACAGCACCGGCTTGGTGCGTGGCAATGCAACATCGTTTAAGATGATTCAGACTGATCCGATTGAACAGCCGGTTGCCGTGCAGCTGTTCGGCAGCAATGAAGCTGATGTTGTTGCAGCAGCAAAAATGCTTGAGGATCGTTTTGATGTCATCGATATTAATTGCGGCTGTCCGGCGTGGAAAGTGATTCAAACCGGCGCCGGCAGCGCCATGCTGAACAATCCGGAAAAAATCGGCTCGTTCATCAACAAGCTTGCGTCTGCGGTACAGAAACCAGTGACCGTAAAAATCCGCAAAGGCATTGACGAAAACACCACGAACGCGGTGAAAATTGCCAAAATCGTTGAAGACGCCGGCGCTGCGGCAATCGGAATCCACGGCCGCACTCAGAAACAGGGCTACTCCGGTGTTGCAGACTGGGACATCATCAAGCAGGTGAAGGAAGCCGTGAACATTCCAGTCATCGGCAACGGCGATGTGTTTACTCCTGAAATTTTTTCTCAACGGCTGGAAGAAAGCGGCGTTGATTACGTTATGATTGCCCGCGGGGCGATTGGAAATCCATTTATTTTTACGCAGATTGATGAGTATCTGAAAAAAGGATCGTACGAGACTGTTGACCGTTTCTCATTGTTCTTTGAATATCTTGAGCTCGCAGAAAAATATGCCATCAATTTCGACACGATAAAGTCACAGGCGCTGTATTTCTTGAAGGGCAGCGATGGCGCGGCGAAGATGCGAGCGCGGCTTGCGCAGTGTAAGACGAGTGAGGAGTTTAAGGAAAATGTGATCTATTTGAGAGTTCGATTGGGATAA
- a CDS encoding NUDIX domain-containing protein, translating to MAEQTYPEPAVGALIFNPEGNVFLMKSHKWHGKYVIPGGHIELGERMEDTVRREVKEETGLDVYAIEFISFQEFIFDTVFWKKRHFIFFDFACKTKSKNVVLNDEAQEHCWASLAEALKMPVEPYTRKAIEAYIKKKGN from the coding sequence ATGGCAGAACAAACCTATCCCGAACCGGCGGTCGGTGCGCTTATTTTTAATCCGGAAGGCAACGTCTTTCTTATGAAGTCACACAAGTGGCACGGCAAATATGTCATCCCCGGAGGCCATATTGAGCTGGGCGAGCGGATGGAAGATACCGTGCGGCGCGAAGTCAAAGAGGAAACAGGACTGGACGTGTATGCCATTGAGTTTATTAGTTTTCAAGAATTTATTTTTGACACTGTGTTTTGGAAGAAGCGGCATTTTATCTTTTTCGACTTCGCGTGCAAAACAAAATCAAAGAACGTTGTCTTGAACGATGAAGCCCAAGAGCATTGTTGGGCATCGCTTGCTGAAGCGCTGAAAATGCCGGTTGAGCCGTACACACGGAAAGCGATTGAGGCGTACATCAAAAAGAAGGGAAACTAA
- a CDS encoding 2OG-Fe(II) oxygenase family protein, translating into MSKKISEWITKYAEKNTIVALKKQFTSAKPYPHLVLSNFFNPKKSVEILKALVQEPMEEKEADLFKFMQTKDLVGTNNKILKEFRAFLCSDEFVSFMEHLTGLKLKRGVIDMHGTLYQDTDFLLCHDDQLEGRKIAFLFYLSNLKEKDGGSLNLFNSKNKMPTTVVKKIIPQFNTFTFFEVSPVSFHEVEEVITDVQRIAIGGWFHGD; encoded by the coding sequence ATGAGCAAGAAAATCAGTGAATGGATTACGAAGTATGCAGAAAAAAACACAATTGTCGCGCTTAAAAAACAGTTCACCTCTGCCAAACCATATCCTCATCTCGTCCTATCCAACTTCTTCAATCCGAAAAAATCCGTTGAAATTCTCAAAGCGCTTGTACAGGAGCCCATGGAGGAAAAAGAAGCAGACCTCTTCAAATTCATGCAGACAAAAGACCTTGTTGGAACAAATAACAAGATCCTCAAAGAATTCCGCGCGTTTTTATGCTCCGATGAGTTTGTTTCGTTCATGGAACACCTCACCGGCCTGAAACTGAAGCGCGGCGTCATTGATATGCACGGCACGCTGTATCAAGACACCGACTTCTTGTTATGCCACGACGACCAGCTCGAAGGAAGAAAAATCGCATTTCTTTTTTACCTTTCCAACTTGAAGGAAAAAGACGGCGGCAGCCTGAACCTGTTCAATTCAAAAAACAAGATGCCGACGACGGTTGTAAAAAAAATAATCCCTCAATTTAACACCTTCACCTTTTTCGAAGTTTCACCAGTATCCTTCCACGAAGTTGAAGAAGTTATCACCGATGTACAGCGCATTGCTATCGGGGGCTGGTTCCATGGCGATTAA
- a CDS encoding class I SAM-dependent methyltransferase has product MTTSLPLLERVTEHSLSALPNVAEAYSPSEGRYRVALNTSDESFLLTNRSFDIINNWMGDRLHESITERLAEGEEVRVIDIGAGYDARAASEILATHPSPRLSVYAIDLFAQEKSEKDPRLTIIRGDFRTLSLPVNSFDLLYSCQLMEYLYQQKDPAAFEAYALFFHMLKPGGEACIDDYWRLTNAADFIRTLGAQESRTVREGKAFSHPHVYFKR; this is encoded by the coding sequence ATGACTACTTCTCTGCCACTTCTTGAACGAGTTACTGAACATTCACTTTCTGCCCTCCCTAATGTTGCAGAGGCATACTCACCCTCTGAAGGAAGATATCGTGTTGCACTTAACACGAGTGATGAGTCATTTCTTTTAACGAATCGTTCTTTTGACATTATTAACAACTGGATGGGAGATCGTCTCCATGAAAGCATAACCGAACGATTAGCTGAGGGCGAAGAGGTTCGCGTAATTGATATCGGTGCCGGGTATGATGCCCGTGCTGCAAGCGAAATTCTTGCAACTCATCCGAGCCCACGCTTGTCAGTCTATGCAATCGATCTTTTTGCTCAAGAAAAATCCGAGAAAGACCCTCGCCTCACTATTATCCGCGGTGATTTTCGCACGCTTTCTCTTCCTGTAAATTCGTTTGACCTTCTGTACTCATGTCAACTCATGGAATATCTGTATCAACAAAAAGACCCAGCAGCTTTTGAGGCATATGCTCTTTTTTTTCATATGCTTAAACCGGGGGGCGAGGCATGTATCGATGATTACTGGCGACTGACGAATGCAGCTGATTTTATACGTACGTTGGGTGCTCAAGAATCTCGCACGGTGAGAGAAGGAAAGGCGTTTTCCCATCCTCATGTCTATTTCAAGCGTTAA
- a CDS encoding citryl-CoA lyase, protein MEFKTAISKMTETDHIIRGEKLSQLVTEGSFTDAVFLLLNKRKPTAIESKLFSAMLTSIIDHGMGVTSSMATRFVMSGGNTLNTAVGAGILALGDYHGGAIEKAMEFYHQIIHSRMPPDVLANYIGKLLDEKKTIFGYGHAVYNESDPRTKQLIALCESLSYYSPYITLAIAIEKIIETKKGKKLCLNVDGVIAAILLEMGFHPSVGKGIFIIGRTPGLVAQAMEEQEREKPVRRVEEKDIQYDGLL, encoded by the coding sequence ATGGAATTCAAAACTGCTATCAGTAAAATGACCGAGACTGACCATATCATCCGCGGCGAGAAGCTGTCACAGTTAGTTACTGAAGGTTCCTTCACTGACGCGGTTTTTTTGCTGCTGAACAAGCGAAAACCGACGGCGATTGAATCAAAATTATTCTCGGCGATGCTCACGAGCATTATCGATCATGGCATGGGCGTCACGTCCAGCATGGCAACTCGGTTTGTAATGTCTGGAGGTAACACGCTCAACACCGCAGTCGGCGCCGGCATCCTTGCACTTGGCGATTACCACGGCGGCGCTATTGAAAAGGCGATGGAGTTTTACCACCAGATAATTCACAGCCGCATGCCGCCTGATGTTCTGGCGAACTATATCGGAAAATTACTCGACGAGAAAAAAACAATCTTCGGCTATGGCCATGCGGTGTACAATGAATCAGATCCACGCACCAAACAACTCATCGCGCTCTGCGAGTCTCTCTCGTATTATTCTCCGTACATCACGCTTGCTATTGCCATCGAAAAAATAATTGAAACAAAAAAGGGAAAAAAACTGTGCCTGAATGTTGACGGAGTTATTGCCGCGATACTCCTTGAAATGGGCTTTCATCCAAGCGTTGGCAAGGGCATATTTATCATCGGCAGAACGCCCGGTCTGGTTGCGCAGGCAATGGAAGAACAAGAGCGCGAGAAGCCAGTGCGGCGCGTTGAGGAGAAAGATATTCAGTATGATGGGCTTCTCTAA
- a CDS encoding succinate--CoA ligase subunit alpha, whose translation MSIILNKNARAMVQGITGKEGQRATKEMIASGIAISCGVTPGKGGQTVEDVHVFDSVREAKEHDAHINTSVIYVPPLMVYDAALEAINNRIETIVIVTENVPVKDTAKLVEMARYHNCRIIGPSSIGILNTRLGKLGSIATANEKSMYTAGNVALISKSGGMCGETANILTRAGFGQSTVIGIGGDVIIGTTYADLIPLLEKDNETEAIVVFGEIGGTYEEQLADYVKEHGCSKPVIAFISGKFVETINRDLPLGHAGAIISYGKGKADDKKAALRAAGVIVADYHDDIPALVKKALEKKIEQTLMV comes from the coding sequence ATGTCCATCATCCTCAACAAAAACGCGCGCGCCATGGTGCAAGGCATTACCGGCAAGGAAGGCCAGCGCGCCACCAAAGAAATGATTGCGTCAGGCATCGCCATCTCCTGCGGTGTCACCCCAGGCAAAGGCGGCCAGACTGTTGAAGATGTGCACGTGTTTGACAGTGTGAGAGAAGCAAAAGAACACGACGCGCATATCAACACATCAGTTATTTATGTTCCCCCGCTCATGGTCTATGACGCAGCGCTTGAAGCAATCAACAATCGCATTGAAACAATTGTTATTGTCACTGAAAATGTGCCCGTCAAAGACACGGCAAAACTGGTCGAGATGGCACGGTACCACAACTGCAGAATTATTGGCCCGTCATCCATCGGCATCCTCAACACACGCCTCGGCAAGCTTGGTTCGATTGCCACGGCGAATGAAAAAAGTATGTACACAGCTGGAAATGTCGCGCTCATATCCAAGAGTGGTGGCATGTGCGGCGAGACCGCAAACATCCTCACCCGCGCAGGCTTCGGCCAAAGTACGGTTATTGGTATCGGCGGCGACGTCATTATTGGAACCACCTACGCAGACCTTATTCCATTGCTCGAAAAAGACAATGAAACAGAAGCAATTGTCGTCTTTGGTGAAATTGGCGGCACGTACGAAGAACAACTTGCTGATTATGTCAAAGAACACGGCTGCTCAAAGCCAGTCATCGCGTTCATTTCCGGAAAATTCGTCGAAACAATCAACCGCGACCTTCCACTCGGCCATGCCGGCGCCATCATCAGCTATGGCAAAGGAAAAGCTGACGACAAAAAAGCAGCGCTGCGCGCAGCCGGTGTGATTGTCGCTGATTACCATGATGATATTCCTGCACTCGTCAAAAAAGCGCTTGAGAAAAAGATTGAACAAACACTAATGGTGTAA
- a CDS encoding ATP citrate lyase citrate-binding domain-containing protein: protein MKLPEHKGKELLKIAGIKSPPHILTNNKSYINLSFHKERYKEFFMDHQHVIIKAQVIASSRKKSGLIVESSNFEESLKLIDGLYKKTANNVLVDTLLIEKKLDVSEEYFLAILYDTDSRSPVILFSKAGGVDVEELITKGNLIRVPFSALHGLSDYQARDIAKQAGFTGATLLQLALFIKKAYDCFERHDCTSLEINPIIKTSSGQLFAGDAKIVIDDNAVARHELFSDVTDFEDKSVLSEREREARKIDYHDHRGVAGKTFIEMGGDIAVLASGGGASLTAMDALIQAGGNPANYTEYSGNPPREKVRRLAEITLAKPGLNGCLVIGGKANFTDIFETLGGFAEVLEQLKPKYPIVIRRAGQRDKEAFAHLRTIADCHQLDITLFGDETPMATAARIAAQKINEYKQRR from the coding sequence ATGAAACTCCCTGAGCACAAAGGCAAGGAACTCCTGAAAATCGCCGGCATAAAATCACCGCCGCACATTCTTACTAATAACAAGTCCTATATCAACCTCTCGTTTCACAAGGAGCGCTACAAGGAATTCTTTATGGACCACCAGCACGTGATTATCAAAGCCCAAGTCATCGCCAGCAGCAGAAAAAAGAGCGGACTGATTGTTGAATCAAGCAACTTTGAAGAATCGCTTAAACTCATTGATGGCCTCTACAAAAAAACAGCAAATAATGTGCTGGTTGACACCCTCCTCATTGAAAAAAAGCTCGACGTGAGCGAAGAATATTTCCTTGCTATCCTTTACGACACGGACAGCAGAAGCCCAGTGATACTTTTTTCCAAGGCAGGTGGTGTTGATGTTGAAGAACTTATAACAAAAGGAAACCTTATCCGTGTTCCGTTCTCTGCTCTTCACGGTCTTTCGGACTATCAAGCACGGGACATTGCAAAACAAGCAGGATTCACGGGCGCAACACTCCTCCAACTTGCTCTTTTCATCAAAAAAGCATACGATTGTTTCGAACGCCACGACTGCACCTCCCTTGAAATCAATCCGATTATCAAAACATCCAGCGGCCAACTCTTTGCAGGGGATGCAAAAATCGTCATTGACGACAACGCCGTTGCGCGGCACGAGCTTTTTTCTGACGTCACTGACTTCGAAGACAAAAGCGTCTTGAGCGAGCGTGAACGAGAAGCACGAAAAATTGACTATCACGACCACCGTGGTGTTGCAGGAAAAACATTCATTGAAATGGGCGGTGACATTGCAGTGCTTGCATCAGGCGGCGGCGCAAGCCTCACGGCTATGGATGCATTAATTCAAGCAGGCGGCAATCCGGCAAATTACACGGAATACAGCGGCAACCCGCCGCGGGAAAAAGTTCGTCGGCTCGCTGAAATAACGCTGGCGAAGCCCGGCCTGAACGGCTGTCTTGTCATCGGCGGCAAGGCAAACTTCACGGACATCTTTGAAACTCTCGGTGGGTTTGCTGAAGTGCTTGAACAGCTCAAACCGAAATACCCTATTGTCATCCGCCGTGCTGGCCAGCGAGACAAAGAAGCATTTGCGCACCTGCGAACCATCGCTGACTGCCACCAACTCGACATCACGCTCTTTGGCGATGAAACACCTATGGCAACGGCAGCGAGAATTGCCGCCCAAAAAATAAATGAATACAAACAACGGAGATAA